In Brevibacterium zhoupengii, the following are encoded in one genomic region:
- a CDS encoding transcriptional regulator: MERVRFRDLKPYEVVASLDDLHGPAKGTISLPIWVRWLDDGDIDLTDLGGARLAYQALLAEGTDAIQAQLMNKEILLRLWPQLSLDSRVRNLWEERFPELRVVHT, encoded by the coding sequence ATGGAGAGAGTTCGTTTCAGAGATCTCAAACCGTATGAGGTCGTCGCCAGTCTCGACGACCTGCACGGCCCAGCAAAGGGCACAATTAGTCTGCCAATCTGGGTTCGGTGGCTCGATGATGGTGACATTGACCTGACAGATCTCGGTGGTGCGCGTCTAGCCTATCAAGCTCTGCTTGCAGAAGGGACTGACGCGATCCAGGCGCAGCTGATGAACAAGGAAATTCTGCTCCGGCTGTGGCCGCAGCTGAGCCTAGATTCTCGCGTGCGTAACCTCTGGGAAGAGCGTTTCCCCGAGCTGAGAGTAGTACATACCTAG
- a CDS encoding response regulator, with translation MSDTTAPESSIGVLVVEDEAVAARAHAKYIERIDGYHLAGVAKNATQAMAALTGKIYGLNADCINLVLLDMNLPDGHGLQVCRAIRGHRVDVDIIAVTAARDMQIVQEALSYGVAQYIIKPFTFPVFKSKLEAYSSFRNSLGGDSTEGEVTQTDVDTAIAALRTHTVTATAKGVPNAVQTEVKSVLGDKPGQSAAEVAEGLGVSRVTARRYLEAMADAGMLNRRPRYGAAGRPVLEYTVVADDD, from the coding sequence ATGTCAGATACAACTGCGCCTGAGTCGAGCATCGGTGTGCTCGTGGTTGAGGACGAGGCGGTCGCCGCCCGGGCCCACGCGAAGTACATCGAGCGCATCGACGGCTATCACCTCGCCGGTGTGGCGAAGAATGCCACTCAGGCGATGGCTGCTCTGACCGGAAAGATCTACGGTCTCAACGCGGACTGCATCAACCTCGTCCTCCTGGACATGAATCTCCCCGACGGCCACGGACTGCAGGTCTGCCGGGCCATCCGCGGCCACCGCGTCGACGTCGACATCATCGCCGTCACCGCGGCCCGGGACATGCAGATCGTCCAGGAGGCACTGTCCTACGGTGTTGCCCAATACATCATCAAACCGTTCACCTTCCCGGTCTTCAAATCCAAACTTGAGGCATATTCCTCCTTCCGCAACAGCCTCGGCGGGGACAGCACCGAAGGCGAGGTCACCCAGACCGACGTCGACACCGCGATCGCCGCACTGCGCACCCACACCGTGACCGCGACAGCGAAGGGCGTCCCGAACGCCGTGCAGACCGAAGTGAAGTCAGTCCTCGGCGACAAGCCCGGTCAGTCCGCCGCCGAGGTCGCTGAAGGTCTCGGTGTCTCCCGAGTGACCGCACGCCGGTACTTAGAGGCCATGGCCGACGCGGGCATGCTCAACCGCCGACCTCGATATGGGGCCGCAGGCAGGCCCGTTCTCGAATACACCGTCGTCGCCGACGACGACTGA